The following coding sequences are from one uncultured Desulfobacter sp. window:
- a CDS encoding EAL domain-containing protein: MSVVGNLRLRYVFGLSAIAILVSTSFFSMQHLIAKQRDFSQLINLAGHQAGLTNRIAYFASVMASTRDEIEFDQARSQVGLTINKMQAVHKALRQGDSETRIPKVTNEALETIYEDPMMGLDSALQRFLDRARQVYETDMDSLSIGSIDYIYLVNYGPHVLDPLLDAAVDEYERIGRSAIIRIERFERIIWLVTLVALLLEALFIFWPLEKQVRRALNSLQVSVAQLTDTHQRLVEAQRLALVGDWEMDIASGALSCSQQVYEIVGRPMATAEMDKENIFECVHPEDKNTVKRQLDALAGNSDALSMEFRVIRPDGSERLVYQQVASAKDSDGRLVKISGTIHDITERKELSNRLDKLSRHIPGFIFQYKRDKNKAGCMPYVSRGVLQTWGVSADALQNDTQALLDLICEEDLNAVKESIDASAISLRTWNAQFRIQHPEKGEVWLEGHATPERMMDDCTLWYGYIWDITERRQAENRIRRLALYDALTGLANRRMLMDRLAHAVALSGRKKDYGAVLMLDLDNFKSLNDTKGHDTGDALLVEVGRRLGGCVRETDTVARLGGDEFVVLLECLGRDETLCNDKAMTVAEKIRSELSRPYILGEGRHVHHTSASVGVAIFRGKDRDETEVLKHADVAMYEAKDLGRNRICFYSKARQAIVDTRSAMAVDIKTGLDNGEFCLYLQPQVLNDGALCGAEALLRWFPRNKPPVSPESFISVAESTGLILPLGKWVLKQACTVVMDLERYRLPGNFALAVNISALQFADENFIKTVKQVFDETGASPFRLKFELTETSLVQDMHRAGKIMKELRGMGLQVELDDFGTGYSSLNSIKNLPLTALKLDASLIHGIETDEAGRAIVRAALAMARAMSLKTIAEGVETQRQMDYLVTEACDMIQGYLWAKPMPYEDFIDYLGRHINIA, encoded by the coding sequence TTGAGTGTTGTTGGGAATTTACGGCTTCGTTATGTATTTGGTTTAAGTGCCATTGCCATTCTTGTTTCCACCTCCTTTTTTTCCATGCAGCATCTGATTGCAAAACAGCGTGATTTTTCCCAGTTGATTAATCTTGCCGGGCACCAGGCCGGCCTTACCAACCGCATTGCCTATTTTGCAAGTGTGATGGCGTCCACCCGTGATGAAATAGAGTTCGATCAGGCCCGGAGCCAGGTGGGACTGACCATAAATAAAATGCAGGCCGTCCACAAGGCGTTAAGGCAGGGTGACAGTGAAACCCGGATTCCTAAAGTGACCAATGAAGCACTGGAAACTATTTATGAGGATCCTATGATGGGTCTGGATTCTGCGCTTCAACGATTTTTGGACCGGGCCAGGCAGGTGTACGAAACAGATATGGACAGTTTGTCCATCGGTTCCATTGACTATATCTATCTAGTGAACTACGGTCCACATGTGCTGGATCCGCTTCTGGATGCAGCCGTTGATGAATATGAGCGCATCGGCAGGTCTGCCATAATCAGGATTGAACGATTTGAACGGATTATCTGGCTGGTCACTCTGGTTGCGCTGCTGTTGGAGGCCCTTTTTATTTTCTGGCCTTTGGAGAAACAGGTGCGCCGGGCCCTTAACTCCCTTCAGGTCTCTGTGGCGCAACTGACAGACACCCACCAGCGCCTGGTAGAGGCCCAGAGGCTGGCCCTGGTCGGGGATTGGGAAATGGATATAGCCTCCGGTGCTTTGAGCTGTTCCCAACAGGTGTATGAGATTGTGGGCCGGCCCATGGCCACCGCTGAAATGGACAAAGAAAATATATTTGAGTGTGTCCATCCCGAAGATAAAAATACGGTTAAACGTCAATTGGATGCACTTGCCGGCAATTCGGACGCATTGAGTATGGAGTTTCGGGTCATCCGTCCGGACGGATCTGAACGACTTGTTTATCAACAGGTTGCCAGTGCAAAGGACAGTGATGGCCGGTTGGTGAAAATTTCAGGTACCATCCATGACATCACCGAGCGAAAAGAGCTGTCCAACCGCCTGGATAAGCTGTCCCGGCATATTCCCGGATTTATCTTTCAGTATAAACGCGACAAAAACAAAGCCGGGTGCATGCCGTATGTCAGCCGGGGCGTACTTCAGACCTGGGGTGTCAGTGCGGATGCGCTCCAAAACGATACCCAGGCTCTTTTAGATCTTATCTGTGAAGAAGATCTCAACGCAGTTAAAGAGAGCATTGACGCCTCTGCAATATCGCTGCGAACCTGGAATGCTCAGTTTCGAATTCAGCATCCGGAAAAAGGAGAGGTCTGGTTGGAGGGACACGCAACGCCGGAGCGGATGATGGACGACTGCACATTATGGTATGGTTATATCTGGGATATCACCGAACGAAGGCAGGCCGAAAATCGAATCAGGCGGTTGGCTCTGTACGACGCATTGACCGGCCTTGCCAATCGACGCATGCTCATGGACCGGCTGGCCCATGCCGTTGCCTTGTCAGGCAGGAAAAAAGATTATGGTGCTGTACTTATGCTGGATTTGGATAATTTTAAAAGCCTGAATGATACCAAGGGCCATGATACCGGGGATGCCCTGCTTGTGGAGGTGGGCAGACGCCTTGGCGGCTGTGTTCGGGAAACGGATACCGTGGCCCGCCTTGGCGGCGATGAATTTGTTGTGCTCCTGGAGTGTCTGGGCAGAGATGAGACCTTATGCAATGACAAAGCCATGACTGTGGCGGAGAAAATCAGATCGGAATTGAGCCGGCCTTATATTCTGGGGGAGGGCCGGCATGTTCACCACACCAGTGCCTCGGTGGGGGTGGCCATTTTCCGCGGCAAGGACCGGGATGAAACCGAGGTGCTTAAACATGCGGATGTGGCCATGTACGAGGCCAAGGACCTGGGGCGAAACCGCATCTGTTTTTACTCCAAGGCCCGTCAGGCCATTGTGGATACCCGAAGCGCCATGGCCGTGGATATCAAAACCGGTCTGGATAATGGGGAATTTTGTCTCTATCTTCAGCCCCAGGTATTGAATGACGGTGCACTTTGCGGGGCGGAGGCGTTGCTCAGGTGGTTCCCCCGAAATAAGCCGCCGGTCAGCCCTGAGTCATTTATCTCCGTGGCTGAAAGTACCGGCCTGATTCTGCCTTTGGGTAAATGGGTGCTCAAGCAGGCCTGCACCGTTGTCATGGATTTGGAGCGATACCGGCTTCCTGGAAATTTTGCCCTGGCTGTCAATATCAGTGCCCTGCAATTTGCCGATGAAAATTTTATTAAAACCGTTAAACAGGTATTTGATGAAACCGGAGCCTCACCGTTTCGATTGAAATTTGAACTCACCGAAACCAGTCTTGTCCAGGACATGCATCGTGCCGGAAAAATTATGAAGGAACTTCGCGGTATGGGGCTGCAAGTGGAGTTGGATGATTTTGGAACCGGATACTCCTCGTTGAACTCCATTAAGAATCTGCCGCTGACCGCATTGAAACTGGATGCTTCACTGATTCACGGCATTGAAACCGATGAGGCCGGCAGGGCCATTGTCCGGGCGGCCCTTGCCATGGCCCGGGCCATGTCTTTGAAAACCATTGCCGAAGGCGTGGAAACCCAACGCCAGATGGATTACCTTGTGACGGAAGCCTGTGATATGATCCAGGGCTATCTATGGGCCAAGCCCATGCCCTATGAGGATTTTATAGATTACCTGGGACGGCACATAAACATCGCATGA
- a CDS encoding methyl-accepting chemotaxis protein has protein sequence MNFKSVRMKIAGLAGICLIISSAILVGYGLYSGTVSRNMVKSRVSSLAEDQVLDILKNLAANYAGKIQSQFQVALDGARTMADVFMVSKSRENGSLEVGRDQLNAILLKVLKSNPNFNGTYSCWEPNAIDGQDDMFKNGRDGNNAVTGRFTPYWTRDQSGNIAVQPLVEYDTMDKHPNGVLKGGWYIVPRQEHRESVLAPLPYIVQGKQVWLATLSVPILVGDKFYGVAGTDYNLNFVQKLSENVDRELFDGKGDITIISDMGLIVADSAKPDLIGKHLKNLIPKGWERYVDNVKAGKSVESINEEDGHFEILSTIELGRTGKPWALMIRISQETVMAEANALFGDLAAEARSSSIMQVVVGLVIAVVAIFLLWYAAGGIVKPIRNTVDMLKDIAEGEGDLTKRLDIKAKDEIGELAHWFNQFMESLQQLIRQIVSDAGSLNTSSGDLSAIAVKMTDGAESMSTRSKAVTSGAEEVSANMMSLASSSEEAASNVNMVAAATEEMTSTISEIARKSENSRTISESAVSKASDVSEKLGRLGEGAQEISKVTEVISDISEQINLLALNATIEAARAGEAGKGFTVVASEIKELAKQTAEATESVKVQIGNVQGATDETVSEVGQILEIINEVSDIVSSISQEVESQATVTQEISQNISQTSEGIQNVNENVNRSSDLIGSISEEIGEVDQSVQEVSESIGEVNTKAEELTALSEKLHELVGKFKV, from the coding sequence ATGAATTTTAAGTCTGTCAGAATGAAGATTGCTGGACTGGCGGGTATCTGTCTTATTATCTCATCGGCCATTCTGGTGGGTTATGGCTTGTATTCCGGCACAGTAAGCCGCAACATGGTTAAATCAAGAGTGTCTTCTCTGGCCGAAGACCAAGTGCTGGATATCCTGAAGAATCTGGCCGCCAATTATGCCGGAAAAATTCAGAGCCAATTCCAGGTCGCTTTGGACGGAGCCAGGACCATGGCGGATGTTTTTATGGTTTCTAAATCCAGGGAAAACGGAAGCCTGGAAGTGGGAAGAGACCAGCTTAATGCGATTTTGCTGAAGGTGCTCAAATCGAATCCGAATTTCAACGGAACCTATTCCTGTTGGGAACCCAATGCCATAGACGGCCAGGATGATATGTTTAAAAACGGCCGGGACGGAAACAATGCGGTTACCGGGCGTTTTACACCGTACTGGACCCGGGATCAAAGCGGCAATATCGCAGTACAGCCTTTGGTGGAATACGATACGATGGACAAGCATCCCAACGGTGTTCTTAAAGGCGGTTGGTATATCGTCCCCAGGCAGGAGCATAGGGAAAGCGTCCTGGCGCCACTCCCCTATATCGTCCAGGGTAAGCAGGTCTGGCTGGCCACGTTGTCGGTACCCATATTGGTGGGGGATAAATTTTATGGTGTGGCCGGCACCGACTATAATCTCAATTTTGTCCAGAAATTATCAGAAAACGTTGATCGGGAGCTGTTCGACGGTAAAGGTGATATTACGATTATCAGTGATATGGGACTGATCGTGGCGGACAGCGCAAAGCCTGATCTGATCGGCAAGCATTTGAAAAATCTTATTCCCAAAGGCTGGGAGCGTTATGTGGACAACGTCAAGGCCGGAAAGAGCGTTGAAAGTATTAACGAAGAAGATGGCCATTTTGAGATTCTCTCTACCATAGAGTTAGGCAGAACAGGGAAGCCCTGGGCTCTTATGATCCGGATCTCCCAGGAGACGGTAATGGCAGAGGCCAACGCGCTGTTCGGTGATTTGGCCGCCGAGGCCCGAAGCAGCAGCATCATGCAGGTCGTGGTGGGGCTTGTCATTGCCGTGGTTGCCATCTTCTTGCTCTGGTACGCAGCCGGTGGGATCGTAAAACCCATCCGCAACACCGTGGATATGCTAAAAGATATTGCCGAAGGTGAAGGCGATTTGACCAAACGCCTTGACATTAAGGCGAAAGACGAAATCGGCGAATTGGCCCATTGGTTCAATCAGTTCATGGAGAGCCTCCAGCAGCTGATTCGGCAGATCGTGTCTGATGCCGGGTCACTGAATACCAGTTCGGGGGATCTGTCAGCCATTGCCGTTAAGATGACCGATGGCGCCGAATCCATGTCTACCCGATCCAAAGCCGTAACATCCGGTGCCGAAGAGGTCAGTGCCAATATGATGAGCCTGGCGTCATCCAGTGAAGAGGCGGCTTCCAATGTGAATATGGTTGCTGCCGCAACCGAGGAGATGACATCCACCATCAGTGAAATTGCACGAAAATCGGAAAATTCCCGGACCATTTCAGAATCCGCCGTTTCCAAGGCCAGTGATGTCTCTGAAAAACTGGGCCGGTTGGGAGAAGGTGCCCAGGAAATCAGTAAGGTCACAGAGGTGATTTCAGATATTTCCGAACAGATTAATCTGCTGGCCCTGAACGCAACCATTGAGGCCGCCCGGGCCGGTGAGGCCGGCAAAGGGTTTACGGTTGTGGCCTCGGAGATCAAGGAGCTTGCAAAACAGACCGCCGAAGCCACCGAATCGGTGAAGGTGCAGATTGGCAATGTCCAGGGTGCCACCGATGAAACCGTCTCCGAAGTCGGCCAGATTCTTGAAATCATCAATGAGGTCAGCGATATTGTCTCCTCCATTTCCCAGGAAGTGGAGAGCCAGGCAACCGTGACCCAGGAGATTTCCCAGAATATTTCCCAGACCTCCGAAGGCATTCAAAACGTGAATGAGAATGTGAACCGCAGTTCCGATCTGATCGGCTCCATATCAGAAGAAATTGGAGAGGTCGATCAGTCGGTACAGGAGGTATCTGAATCCATTGGTGAGGTGAACACAAAGGCCGAAGAGTTAACGGCATTGTCCGAAAAACTGCATGAGCTGGTGGGTAAATTTAAGGTATAA
- the ptsP gene encoding phosphoenolpyruvate--protein phosphotransferase has translation MNEKKLDHLNLLFDMGELASIITSGSDIEAFLTGASELAAKHLQAHVCSIYLFDTRSKDLVLKATRGLKPEAVNQVRMLPGEGLVGKCFSQDQILRVGNARTSPGFKYFDNAGEEPFNSFLCVPIRRGVVKIGVLVVQHREMDHFTLLDERALRTAATQLAGAVENARLLMALEPEAAEMDEDTDAYSKKFPAFIKGKSDGYGMAYGTIRPSRRKRKAILFEAGTSNVTYSLADFQTAVAKTIDELKALQDKFAASLPESESLIFTAHFMMLKDKNFTGKMKALIEQGISPVNATQQVVLKYIKVFSDNPNAYMQEKAVDVEDLGIRLLSHLKAVHTPKAPDRGTIFVTQDIYPSDMMKLTADGIRGIVLVGGGVTAHVTILARSLSIPLIIADDPVFIDLPDTTRLLLDAAQGNIYINPDDNTLAIFKGKQEAESRAKPRDMQPATYTLDNRRIRLLANINLLSEIHRARELKVEGIGLYRTEFPFLIRSGFPSEDEQYIIYKGLFDKTEPGTVTTVRTLDAGGDKVIKHTDFIREANPALGLRSIRFSLKHRQIFRAQLKAVLRAAHGREKVRLMFPLISSIDEFLAAKQVMAECIHQLEQEGVPHKNDPEVGMMIELPSVLATIDEFAQLADFFSIGTNDFIQYMLGADRGNKLVAEHYIYYHPAVNRGIAKIARAGIDHGIDVSVCGEMAHDPAHIPFLIGVGITTLSVDPKFLPRVQATVMETNFSRATAYARRLLDQTRVQDAAEVLHTGYSTC, from the coding sequence ATGAATGAAAAAAAACTCGACCACCTTAACCTGCTGTTCGATATGGGGGAACTTGCCTCCATCATCACCAGCGGCTCCGACATTGAAGCATTTTTAACCGGTGCCAGCGAACTTGCGGCAAAGCACCTCCAGGCCCATGTCTGCTCCATCTACCTTTTTGATACCCGTTCCAAAGATCTGGTGCTCAAAGCCACCCGGGGCCTGAAGCCGGAAGCCGTTAACCAGGTCAGGATGCTGCCCGGAGAAGGGTTGGTCGGCAAATGCTTCTCCCAGGACCAAATTCTAAGGGTCGGAAACGCAAGAACAAGCCCGGGGTTTAAATATTTCGACAATGCCGGGGAAGAACCCTTTAACTCTTTTCTTTGTGTCCCCATCCGGCGCGGGGTGGTGAAAATCGGTGTCCTGGTTGTCCAGCACCGGGAGATGGACCATTTTACCCTGTTGGATGAGCGGGCATTGAGAACGGCCGCCACCCAACTGGCCGGTGCCGTTGAAAATGCAAGGCTGCTCATGGCCCTGGAACCGGAAGCCGCGGAGATGGACGAAGATACCGACGCCTATTCAAAAAAATTTCCAGCGTTTATTAAAGGCAAATCCGACGGGTACGGCATGGCCTATGGCACCATCCGGCCTTCAAGAAGAAAACGCAAAGCCATTTTGTTTGAAGCGGGCACATCCAATGTCACCTATTCCCTGGCTGATTTTCAAACGGCCGTGGCAAAAACCATTGATGAATTAAAGGCCCTGCAGGACAAATTTGCCGCAAGCCTGCCGGAAAGCGAATCTTTGATTTTCACAGCCCATTTCATGATGCTCAAGGATAAAAATTTCACGGGAAAAATGAAAGCCCTCATCGAACAGGGGATCTCACCTGTGAACGCCACCCAGCAGGTGGTGCTAAAATACATCAAAGTCTTTTCGGACAATCCCAATGCCTATATGCAGGAAAAAGCCGTGGATGTTGAAGATTTGGGCATCCGCCTGTTGTCCCATCTCAAGGCCGTGCACACCCCCAAAGCCCCGGACAGGGGCACGATTTTTGTCACCCAGGACATTTATCCGTCGGACATGATGAAACTCACCGCCGACGGTATCCGGGGCATTGTGCTGGTGGGCGGCGGGGTCACCGCCCATGTCACCATTCTTGCCCGGTCCCTGTCCATTCCGCTGATTATTGCCGATGATCCCGTGTTTATCGACCTGCCCGACACCACCCGGCTGCTACTGGATGCCGCCCAGGGTAACATTTACATCAATCCGGATGACAATACCCTTGCCATATTCAAGGGCAAACAGGAGGCGGAAAGCCGGGCAAAACCCCGGGATATGCAGCCGGCCACCTACACCCTTGACAACAGGCGTATCCGCTTGCTTGCCAATATCAACCTGCTCAGTGAAATTCACCGGGCCCGGGAACTCAAAGTTGAAGGTATCGGCCTTTACCGTACCGAATTTCCGTTTCTGATCCGCTCGGGGTTTCCTTCCGAGGACGAACAATACATCATTTACAAAGGGTTGTTTGATAAAACCGAACCCGGGACCGTCACCACGGTGCGCACCCTGGACGCCGGTGGAGACAAGGTCATAAAACATACCGATTTCATCCGGGAAGCCAATCCGGCCCTGGGGCTGCGCTCCATTCGTTTCTCCCTGAAACACCGCCAGATTTTCCGGGCTCAGCTCAAAGCCGTTTTAAGGGCCGCCCATGGCAGAGAAAAGGTTCGCCTGATGTTTCCATTAATCTCTTCCATCGACGAATTTTTGGCGGCAAAACAGGTCATGGCCGAATGTATCCACCAGCTGGAACAAGAGGGAGTGCCCCACAAAAATGATCCCGAGGTCGGCATGATGATCGAACTGCCGTCGGTGCTTGCCACCATCGATGAATTTGCACAACTGGCCGATTTTTTTTCCATCGGCACCAATGACTTTATCCAGTATATGCTGGGTGCGGACCGGGGCAATAAACTGGTGGCCGAGCACTACATCTATTATCACCCCGCCGTGAACCGGGGCATTGCCAAGATTGCACGGGCAGGAATCGACCACGGCATTGATGTGTCCGTGTGCGGAGAGATGGCCCATGATCCTGCCCACATCCCTTTTTTGATCGGGGTGGGCATCACCACCCTCAGCGTGGACCCCAAATTTCTGCCCAGGGTCCAGGCCACGGTCATGGAGACAAATTTTTCCCGGGCAACGGCCTATGCCCGCAGACTCCTGGACCAGACCCGGGTCCAGGATGCCGCCGAGGTATTGCACACAGGGTATAGCACCTGCTGA
- a CDS encoding rubrerythrin family protein, whose translation MATTNDNLKEAFAGESQANQKYRAFAKKAEKEGFANIAKLFKTTAEAERIHAEGHLGALGMIASTADNLQAAIDGETDEFTNMYPPMLEQAEADGHKAKIMFKFALGAEEVHANLYAKALEAVKNGVDLDVSDFYLCPICGHIELGAAPEKCPICSAKQSKFVQID comes from the coding sequence ATGGCAACAACCAATGATAATTTAAAAGAGGCGTTCGCAGGAGAAAGCCAGGCCAACCAGAAATACAGAGCGTTTGCCAAAAAAGCCGAAAAAGAAGGGTTTGCAAACATTGCAAAACTGTTCAAGACCACGGCCGAAGCAGAACGGATTCATGCCGAGGGTCACCTGGGCGCTTTGGGCATGATCGCCTCAACCGCCGATAATCTCCAGGCCGCCATTGACGGTGAGACAGATGAATTCACCAACATGTATCCGCCCATGCTGGAACAGGCAGAGGCAGACGGCCATAAAGCCAAAATCATGTTTAAATTTGCCCTGGGTGCCGAAGAGGTACACGCCAACCTCTACGCAAAAGCCCTGGAAGCCGTCAAAAACGGCGTGGATCTGGATGTCAGTGACTTTTACCTGTGTCCGATCTGCGGCCACATTGAACTGGGCGCAGCCCCTGAAAAATGTCCGATCTGTTCGGCTAAACAATCCAAGTTCGTTCAAATTGATTAG
- a CDS encoding transglutaminase family protein: protein MTTDQFSLYCAPTYFIDSDHEKIIEFSSRHAGASDDPVKQAVGIFYAVRDQIRYDPYEIPLRKEGFKASRVLAQGTGFCVSKAVLLAACLRARSIPARLGFADVKNHLTTPKLRAKMGTDIFKWHGYTDIFLDGKWVKATPTFNLSLCQNFGVLPLEFDGRQDSVFHPFDTNGQRHMEYVKDHGVFADLPRDRLLAAYRKAYPRYFEADGSPGDFDAEAKALGNAESC from the coding sequence ATGACAACTGATCAGTTCTCCTTATATTGTGCACCAACGTATTTCATTGATTCGGATCATGAAAAGATCATTGAATTTTCATCCCGGCATGCAGGCGCCTCTGATGATCCCGTAAAACAGGCGGTGGGTATTTTTTATGCCGTCAGGGATCAAATTCGGTACGACCCCTATGAGATTCCCCTGCGCAAAGAGGGGTTTAAGGCAAGTCGGGTGCTGGCCCAGGGCACGGGGTTCTGCGTGTCCAAAGCGGTGCTGCTGGCCGCCTGTCTCAGGGCCCGGTCCATACCGGCCCGTCTGGGATTTGCCGATGTAAAGAATCATTTGACCACACCCAAGCTCAGGGCCAAAATGGGAACGGATATTTTTAAATGGCACGGGTATACCGATATATTTCTGGACGGGAAATGGGTCAAGGCCACGCCGACATTCAACTTGAGCCTGTGCCAAAATTTTGGTGTTCTGCCCCTGGAATTTGACGGCCGCCAGGACAGTGTGTTCCACCCCTTTGATACCAACGGCCAGCGGCATATGGAATATGTTAAAGATCATGGGGTGTTTGCGGATTTGCCCCGGGACAGGCTTCTGGCTGCGTACCGAAAAGCCTATCCCCGTTATTTTGAAGCGGATGGGAGCCCAGGCGATTTTGATGCCGAGGCAAAGGCGCTGGGAAACGCTGAATCCTGCTGA
- a CDS encoding ATP-binding protein: MPPLHGRWHCMGCLLIPILFLMLCNPDLSQAVAPLVTGEPPRNRAWAYAAYCIAGIVIWLGSWWIAQKRSAEKFKKQAAELAKEKQVIEQLRAINGIKSKLLKKQDQVENELVRHKQKLEEMVKERTLELNAAKNKAEAASQAKGEFLANMSHEIRTPLNLIIGFSDIIYNEIQDEDMKEYVGTIRYAGNSLLAMLNDVLDLSKAESGSFPLAYAPFNLDGLLKELHQIYFKAAQIKGLEFSVEKGEKVPANIILDRVRLRQVLMNITGNAIKFTSSGFVKLTAGHRHLENEAGDSELFFIIQDSGIGIAPDQKEQIFERFSQQKGQSVDTYGGTGIGLSISRKIVQAMGGTIEVASTPGRGSSFRVSIPNVESGDDTTKDTSCEAVMAQTQGQADVKVLFPPAVEYSPMVLEKLNALLPLLENEMQGRCEHLRDAMIIGNVEAFAREITALGQTHEYPPLQIWGEMVSKQAKTFDMASLPDTLKCFPTVIEQLARLVRG, encoded by the coding sequence ATGCCCCCCTTACATGGACGTTGGCACTGCATGGGTTGCCTGCTGATTCCGATTTTGTTCCTGATGCTATGTAACCCGGACCTCTCACAAGCGGTCGCCCCCCTGGTCACTGGAGAACCGCCCCGGAATCGAGCCTGGGCTTATGCGGCATACTGTATTGCCGGCATTGTTATCTGGCTTGGGAGCTGGTGGATCGCCCAGAAAAGAAGCGCAGAAAAATTCAAAAAGCAGGCCGCAGAGCTGGCAAAGGAAAAACAGGTCATCGAACAGCTGCGTGCCATTAACGGAATAAAATCCAAACTGCTCAAAAAACAGGACCAGGTGGAAAACGAACTTGTCCGACACAAACAAAAGCTTGAAGAGATGGTGAAGGAACGGACCCTGGAACTCAATGCCGCAAAAAATAAGGCCGAGGCTGCCAGCCAGGCCAAGGGGGAATTTCTGGCCAATATGAGCCATGAAATCAGAACTCCCTTGAATCTGATCATCGGATTTTCCGACATCATTTATAATGAAATCCAGGATGAAGACATGAAAGAGTATGTGGGCACCATCCGCTACGCCGGAAACTCACTGCTGGCCATGCTCAATGATGTCCTTGATCTGTCAAAGGCGGAATCCGGAAGCTTTCCCCTGGCATATGCTCCCTTTAACCTTGACGGTCTGCTCAAGGAACTTCACCAGATTTACTTTAAGGCTGCCCAGATCAAGGGACTTGAATTTTCCGTGGAAAAAGGGGAAAAGGTCCCCGCAAATATTATTCTGGACAGGGTCAGGCTCAGGCAGGTCCTGATGAATATAACGGGAAATGCCATCAAGTTCACCTCATCCGGATTTGTGAAACTCACGGCCGGGCATCGGCACCTTGAAAACGAGGCCGGGGACTCGGAACTGTTCTTCATCATCCAGGACAGCGGCATCGGCATTGCGCCTGACCAAAAAGAGCAAATATTTGAAAGATTCAGCCAACAAAAGGGACAGAGCGTTGACACTTATGGCGGCACGGGAATCGGGCTTTCCATCTCCCGGAAAATCGTCCAGGCCATGGGCGGCACCATTGAGGTGGCTTCAACACCCGGCAGGGGCAGCAGTTTCCGGGTATCCATCCCCAATGTGGAAAGCGGGGACGACACGACAAAGGACACATCCTGTGAGGCGGTTATGGCCCAAACCCAAGGGCAAGCGGACGTCAAAGTGCTTTTTCCTCCGGCTGTGGAATATTCGCCCATGGTCCTTGAAAAACTAAATGCGTTGCTCCCCCTGCTTGAAAATGAGATGCAAGGTCGATGTGAACACCTCAGAGATGCCATGATCATCGGCAATGTAGAGGCATTTGCCCGGGAGATCACGGCACTGGGTCAGACCCATGAATATCCGCCGCTGCAGATATGGGGGGAAATGGTGTCCAAACAGGCCAAAACCTTTGATATGGCCTCACTTCCGGATACGTTAAAATGCTTTCCCACTGTGATTGAGCAACTCGCCCGCCTTGTTCGGGGTTGA
- a CDS encoding ferredoxin codes for MTDAKQPVIDLGCCIECGVCIDLAPHAFEINDAGYVDLLPLDSYEDDEEVLEAVKNCPKDCITWE; via the coding sequence ATGACTGACGCAAAACAACCGGTAATTGATCTTGGCTGCTGCATTGAATGTGGTGTATGTATTGATCTTGCCCCACACGCCTTTGAAATAAATGATGCGGGCTATGTGGACCTGCTGCCCCTTGACAGCTATGAGGATGACGAAGAGGTCCTTGAAGCGGTGAAAAACTGCCCCAAAGACTGCATTACCTGGGAATAA
- a CDS encoding DVU0298 family protein yields the protein MKPYGRKIKKQVGEMLKLHSRSRALAQLARIPDTQLTGHLFSYFYNMDELIKFRSVTAMGELVARIADNGMENARVIMRRLMWNLNDESGGIGWGSPEAMGEILSKSPPLAREFKSILFSYLDHRGNHIEHEMLQRGVLWGIGTYLGTAPDTLTDVTREQLQAHLFSKDPVKCAYAIRALSNAHAFECMALPEDLQADTTTVDIYTRWNFTPTRISDMIWACSPEQIMAGNQ from the coding sequence ATGAAACCATACGGCAGAAAAATTAAAAAACAGGTTGGAGAAATGCTTAAGCTGCACAGCCGCAGTAGGGCCCTGGCACAACTGGCCCGGATTCCGGATACCCAGCTCACAGGCCATCTGTTCTCATACTTTTATAATATGGATGAGTTGATCAAGTTTCGCAGTGTGACCGCCATGGGGGAGCTTGTTGCAAGGATTGCGGATAATGGAATGGAAAACGCCCGAGTCATCATGAGGCGACTCATGTGGAACTTGAATGATGAATCCGGCGGCATCGGCTGGGGGTCTCCCGAGGCCATGGGAGAAATTCTAAGTAAAAGCCCGCCCCTTGCCCGGGAATTTAAAAGTATCCTTTTCTCCTATCTGGACCACAGGGGAAACCACATAGAGCATGAAATGCTGCAGCGCGGGGTTTTATGGGGTATCGGCACATATCTTGGGACTGCCCCCGACACGCTGACCGATGTGACCCGGGAGCAGCTCCAGGCCCACCTGTTTTCCAAAGATCCGGTGAAATGTGCATATGCCATCCGGGCTTTGTCCAATGCCCATGCCTTTGAATGTATGGCCCTGCCCGAAGATCTCCAGGCAGACACAACAACCGTTGACATTTACACCCGGTGGAATTTTACCCCCACCCGGATATCGGATATGATTTGGGCCTGCTCTCCCGAACAAATCATGGCCGGAAATCAATAA